The following proteins are co-located in the Oryzias melastigma strain HK-1 linkage group LG8, ASM292280v2, whole genome shotgun sequence genome:
- the LOC112145980 gene encoding hemicentin-1 isoform X2, producing MGNNVLTWILVVCMSSSASGEGCSLVLKPSRVVVGFGESVSVSCEATRPVHVLGWESVIGASYTHENRSVQWKVDSLIDWIEEPICYGVFFTAPRQCEEKLNLVLFKTPDRVSIRHVNHSGPMVAGKEYELLCEVQNIAPVQYLTLRWYRGQTEVYTHSFVDSPSSSPAQVSSTLVITPTQSENEAEYKCVAELELGPEGPQPPPSVTSEPLIASVHFPPTILSPETEVLNLTLGNEITLNCTATGNPAPVYTWQSLHPMQEKMMDEAVVTSSSLLPGTYTCTASNLLDQKSKQFIIKAKTKGI from the exons atgggaaATAACGTCCTAACGTGGATTCTGGTTGTTTGCATGTCTTCCTCAG CTTCAGGTGAAGGATGCTCCCTAGTCCTCAAGCCTTCCAGGGTTGTGGTGGGCTTTGGGGAGTCGGTGTCAGTCAGCTGTGAAGCTACACGACCGGTTCATGTGCTGGGCTGGGAATCTGTCATCGGTGCCTCGTACACACATGAAAACCGCTCCGTCCAGTGGAAGGTGGACAGCCTTATAGACTGGATTGAGGAGCCTATATGCTACGGGGTGTTTTTCACAGCTCCACGACAGTGTGAGGAGAAGCTCAACCTGGTTCTCTTTA AAACTCCAGACAGAGTCTCCATCAGGCATGTGAACCACAGCGGCCCCATGGTGGCAGGGAAAGAGTACGAGCTGCTCTGTGAGGTTCAGAATATTGCTCCTGTTCAGTATCTCACCCTGAGGTGGTACAGAGGGCAGACGGAGGTTTATACCCACTCGTTTGTTGACTCACCGTCTTCCTCACCCGCCCAAGTCTCGTCCACCCTCGTAATCACTCCAACCCAAAGCGAAAATGAAGCAGAGTATAAGTGTGTAGCAGAGCTGGAGCTCGGACCTGAGGGGCCACAGCCACCTCCCTCTGTAACCTCAGAGCCTCTAATTGCATCTGTGCACT TTCCTCCAACAATCCTCAGTCCTGAAACAGAAGTTTTGAACTTAACTTTGGGTAATGAAATCACCCTAAACTGCACAGCCACAGGAAACCCTGCACCTGTTTACACGTGGCAATCCTTGCATCCCATGCAGGAGAAGATGATGGATGAAGCCGTGGTTACCTCTTCTTCACTTCTCCCAGGAACCTACACCTGCACTGCCTCAAATCTACTGGACCAGAAAAGCAAGCAGTTCATTATCAAAGCAAAAACCAAAG gTATCTGA
- the LOC112145980 gene encoding uncharacterized protein LOC112145980 isoform X3, which produces MGNNVLTWILVVCMSSSASGEGCSLVLKPSRVVVGFGESVSVSCEATRPVHVLGWESVIGASYTHENRSVQWKVDSLIDWIEEPICYGVFFTAPRQCEEKLNLVLFKTPDRVSIRHVNHSGPMVAGKEYELLCEVQNIAPVQYLTLRWYRGQTEVYTHSFVDSPSSSPAQVSSTLVITPTQSENEAEYKCVAELELGPEGPQPPPSVTSEPLIASVHFPPTILSPETEVLNLTLGEDDG; this is translated from the exons atgggaaATAACGTCCTAACGTGGATTCTGGTTGTTTGCATGTCTTCCTCAG CTTCAGGTGAAGGATGCTCCCTAGTCCTCAAGCCTTCCAGGGTTGTGGTGGGCTTTGGGGAGTCGGTGTCAGTCAGCTGTGAAGCTACACGACCGGTTCATGTGCTGGGCTGGGAATCTGTCATCGGTGCCTCGTACACACATGAAAACCGCTCCGTCCAGTGGAAGGTGGACAGCCTTATAGACTGGATTGAGGAGCCTATATGCTACGGGGTGTTTTTCACAGCTCCACGACAGTGTGAGGAGAAGCTCAACCTGGTTCTCTTTA AAACTCCAGACAGAGTCTCCATCAGGCATGTGAACCACAGCGGCCCCATGGTGGCAGGGAAAGAGTACGAGCTGCTCTGTGAGGTTCAGAATATTGCTCCTGTTCAGTATCTCACCCTGAGGTGGTACAGAGGGCAGACGGAGGTTTATACCCACTCGTTTGTTGACTCACCGTCTTCCTCACCCGCCCAAGTCTCGTCCACCCTCGTAATCACTCCAACCCAAAGCGAAAATGAAGCAGAGTATAAGTGTGTAGCAGAGCTGGAGCTCGGACCTGAGGGGCCACAGCCACCTCCCTCTGTAACCTCAGAGCCTCTAATTGCATCTGTGCACT TTCCTCCAACAATCCTCAGTCCTGAAACAGAAGTTTTGAACTTAACTTTGG GAGAAGATGATGGATGA